From Gimesia panareensis, the proteins below share one genomic window:
- the coxB gene encoding cytochrome c oxidase subunit II, which yields MNSVIPVLDPASPQAEAINNLFLLVLLISAVIFAIVTGLILIAISKGRRRQTLPDQDFGSEKAEIAWIVGPVVIVLWLIAISANLVITLNAIPDVDPDGKEHVDDVELIVTGHQWWWEVEYPKAGVISANEIHLPASPQKKYRILVKSDDVIHCFWVPQLGRKIDAIPGRENYIWLQANQPGIYQGRCSEYCGAQHAWMNFKVIGETEEEYQNWLTGQQQKPEPTKLISPLAMAGREYFFKATCPRCHKIEGTSAQAMIGPDLTHFASRMEIGSGVLENSTENLTRWLKDPQAVKPGCKMPNFKLSETNLKQLVAYLETLK from the coding sequence ATGAACTCTGTGATACCTGTTCTTGACCCCGCGTCGCCACAGGCAGAGGCCATCAACAACTTGTTTCTTCTGGTATTATTAATCAGTGCCGTCATCTTCGCGATCGTGACCGGGCTGATCCTGATTGCCATCTCTAAAGGCCGCCGCAGACAGACGCTGCCCGATCAGGATTTTGGCAGCGAAAAAGCGGAAATCGCCTGGATTGTGGGGCCGGTCGTGATTGTCCTCTGGCTGATCGCCATCAGCGCTAACCTTGTCATCACGCTCAATGCCATCCCCGATGTCGATCCGGATGGCAAAGAGCACGTCGATGATGTGGAACTGATTGTCACCGGGCACCAGTGGTGGTGGGAGGTCGAGTATCCCAAAGCCGGGGTAATCTCCGCCAACGAAATCCATCTCCCCGCCAGTCCCCAAAAGAAATATCGCATCCTCGTCAAATCAGATGATGTGATTCACTGCTTCTGGGTCCCGCAGCTGGGACGCAAAATCGACGCCATCCCCGGACGGGAAAACTACATCTGGCTCCAGGCCAACCAACCCGGAATCTACCAGGGCCGCTGCTCCGAATACTGCGGTGCCCAGCATGCCTGGATGAACTTCAAAGTTATCGGTGAAACCGAAGAAGAATATCAGAACTGGCTGACAGGGCAACAGCAGAAACCGGAACCGACAAAGCTGATCTCCCCATTGGCTATGGCCGGTAGAGAATACTTTTTTAAAGCGACCTGCCCGCGGTGCCACAAGATTGAAGGCACCTCGGCCCAGGCCATGATCGGCCCCGATCTGACTCACTTCGCTTCGCGCATGGAAATTGGTTCTGGAGTCCTGGAAAATTCCACCGAGAATCTGACCCGCTGGCTGAAAGATCCCCAGGCGGTCAAACCCGGCTGTAAAATGCCCAATTTCAAGCTGAGTGAAACCAATCTTAAACAACTCGTAGCCTACCTGGAGACACTCAAGTGA
- a CDS encoding cytochrome c oxidase assembly protein — protein MSSYFDLTSELWKWNSPIWLLILALSGLYTFCLRGQSGKQIACFALSMLSLAVAYVSPIGVLSDGYLFSAHVIQHLILLLIVPLLLLLSLPGSAMEKLFENPLLNRMGHVLAVPFLGWLSGLGVMWFWHIPSFCSASTESYSLGIFRDATFLLAGLAFWWPIFSPVKRFHLPSSQAVLYLFSACLGCTLLGIYITFTVISVCPAFASPVDRLGILNMLYDQGLTPAADQKLGGLLMWVPPCSLYVSAIMVTLRRWYGDMEPQPAADTTGSLREAHR, from the coding sequence ATGAGTTCATACTTCGATCTCACAAGTGAACTGTGGAAATGGAACTCGCCGATCTGGCTGCTGATCCTGGCCCTGAGCGGACTCTATACCTTCTGCCTGCGGGGACAGTCGGGAAAGCAGATCGCCTGCTTCGCCCTGTCCATGCTCAGCCTCGCGGTAGCCTACGTCTCTCCCATCGGAGTGCTCTCTGACGGCTACCTGTTCAGCGCGCACGTGATCCAGCACCTGATCCTGTTATTAATCGTCCCGCTGCTACTCCTGCTCAGTCTGCCCGGATCCGCGATGGAAAAGCTGTTCGAGAACCCGCTGCTCAATCGCATGGGACACGTGCTGGCAGTCCCCTTCCTCGGCTGGCTCAGTGGCCTGGGAGTCATGTGGTTCTGGCACATTCCCTCTTTCTGCAGTGCCTCGACCGAGAGTTATTCGCTGGGAATCTTTCGCGACGCCACATTCCTGCTGGCCGGCCTCGCGTTCTGGTGGCCGATTTTCTCGCCCGTCAAACGTTTCCATCTGCCGTCCTCGCAGGCAGTGCTCTATCTGTTCTCAGCCTGCCTGGGATGTACCCTGCTGGGAATCTATATCACGTTCACCGTTATCTCGGTCTGCCCCGCCTTTGCCAGTCCAGTCGATCGACTGGGCATCCTGAATATGCTCTATGACCAGGGACTGACACCGGCCGCCGACCAGAAGCTGGGAGGCCTGTTGATGTGGGTCCCCCCCTGCTCGTTGTACGTCTCCGCGATCATGGTGACACTCAGACGCTGGTATGGCGACATGGAACCGCAGCCGGCAGCCGACACGACAGGTTCGCTCAGGGAGGCACATCGATGA
- a CDS encoding alpha/beta hydrolase family protein, with product MNRCLLYSSLFFVLLFNISVQAAELPDKDGTVSIATQEWPFQPGPREVKVYIYYPGKSLQQVNAETGLILNLHNWGGTNTSGAGNPSVLTRDLNVIAISVDYLQSGPWKGQAGAPYDFGYLQSIDALRALAFVYKGLQDKQIPFNAKRIYATGGSGGGNVTLMCNKLAPHTFTGVVDICGMPRLSDDIAFYLPGGSSLNARYSKDPGSPNYLTPGGQEIRYLGNPHHLKLMKARGHETKILIIHGTGDTTCPYADARDMYQNMKDAGLDVEAKFIAKQDLDGKIFKSIGHSLGDRTQMIVKYGGEFMIPGRPQFRLRNSPTDFDLKQDVVYPTSDGRYIISWQTGVPEIRFEAK from the coding sequence ATGAACCGTTGCCTGCTGTATTCGAGTCTGTTTTTTGTCCTGCTTTTCAACATCAGTGTGCAGGCAGCGGAACTGCCGGACAAAGATGGAACCGTGTCCATCGCCACGCAGGAATGGCCTTTTCAGCCCGGGCCGCGCGAAGTCAAAGTCTATATCTACTATCCGGGTAAAAGTCTGCAGCAGGTCAACGCAGAGACGGGTCTGATCCTCAATCTGCATAACTGGGGTGGGACAAATACTTCAGGAGCCGGCAATCCGAGTGTGCTGACCCGCGATCTGAATGTGATTGCGATTTCGGTTGATTATCTGCAGAGCGGACCCTGGAAGGGACAGGCGGGCGCCCCTTATGACTTCGGCTATCTGCAGTCGATCGATGCGCTACGGGCATTGGCTTTTGTCTACAAGGGGTTACAGGACAAACAGATTCCCTTCAATGCGAAACGGATCTATGCGACGGGAGGCTCCGGCGGCGGGAATGTGACTTTGATGTGCAATAAATTGGCACCGCACACCTTTACCGGGGTGGTTGATATCTGCGGCATGCCGCGACTGTCGGACGATATCGCTTTTTACCTGCCTGGCGGGAGCAGTCTGAATGCCCGCTACAGCAAAGATCCCGGTTCTCCCAACTATCTGACTCCCGGAGGACAGGAGATCCGTTACCTGGGTAATCCCCACCATCTGAAACTGATGAAAGCCCGCGGACATGAGACGAAGATTCTGATCATCCATGGCACTGGAGATACGACCTGCCCGTATGCGGATGCACGGGACATGTATCAGAACATGAAGGATGCCGGCCTGGATGTCGAGGCGAAATTTATCGCGAAACAGGATCTGGACGGCAAAATATTCAAATCGATCGGCCATTCGCTGGGGGATCGGACGCAGATGATCGTGAAGTACGGCGGCGAATTTATGATTCCGGGACGTCCCCAGTTTCGTTTGCGCAATTCGCCGACCGATTTTGATCTGAAGCAGGATGTCGTCTATCCGACGTCCGATGGTCGCTACATCATTTCCTGGCAGACCGGGGTGCCCGAGATTCGCTTTGAAGCCAAATGA
- a CDS encoding serine hydrolase domain-containing protein → MTALPIAKPQELNLDPERLQQANQLLTEWTDAGDIPGAAIVVGRHGKMVAPQFFGKQGPEKKAEPIRHDGMFLLASITKPIVYMSALRLVERGQLVLSNPVTHYIPDFAAHHKESVLVHHLFTHTSGMPDMLQNNVELRQSHAPLDQFIKGAIYDTVPLFQPAGTGLSYQSMGTLVVAEIVQRLTRKTIAQHVRDEILKPLGLNSTWLGRGDFPRERLVRVETPEYQAGSHFGWNSNYWQDLGVPWGGMFSSPADMAVICQCMLNYGEVQGTQLLSRSMVEMATTNRLNDYPDLPEPIRRSQPWGLGWRLNHPGQRGSWGNLLDRSVFGHTGATGTMVWMDRRRDGFAILLTTAIRSRAPWRLVQLSNIIASAFIEPGDR, encoded by the coding sequence ATGACCGCACTCCCCATCGCCAAGCCCCAGGAACTGAACCTCGATCCGGAACGACTCCAGCAGGCAAATCAGCTGCTGACCGAATGGACCGACGCCGGCGACATTCCCGGCGCCGCGATCGTTGTCGGTCGTCATGGAAAAATGGTCGCCCCCCAGTTCTTCGGCAAGCAGGGACCGGAGAAAAAAGCAGAACCCATTCGCCACGATGGCATGTTCCTGCTCGCTTCCATCACCAAACCCATTGTCTACATGAGTGCCCTGAGACTGGTTGAACGCGGTCAGCTGGTCCTTTCCAATCCGGTGACGCATTACATTCCGGACTTCGCAGCCCATCACAAAGAATCGGTTCTGGTACATCATCTGTTTACGCATACTTCGGGCATGCCCGACATGCTGCAGAACAATGTGGAACTCCGCCAGTCGCATGCCCCCCTGGATCAGTTCATCAAAGGCGCTATCTACGACACCGTTCCCCTCTTCCAGCCCGCGGGCACCGGACTCAGCTACCAGAGCATGGGCACGCTGGTCGTCGCAGAAATCGTACAACGCCTCACCCGCAAAACCATTGCCCAGCATGTCCGCGATGAGATTCTCAAACCGCTCGGCCTGAACAGCACCTGGCTCGGGCGAGGTGATTTCCCCCGCGAGAGGTTAGTCAGGGTCGAGACGCCCGAATACCAGGCCGGTTCGCACTTCGGCTGGAACAGCAATTACTGGCAGGATCTGGGAGTCCCCTGGGGAGGCATGTTCAGCTCACCCGCTGACATGGCCGTCATCTGCCAGTGCATGCTCAATTATGGTGAAGTCCAGGGCACCCAGCTGCTCTCCCGCTCCATGGTCGAGATGGCCACCACGAACCGCCTCAATGATTATCCGGACCTTCCCGAACCGATCCGACGCTCACAACCCTGGGGACTGGGCTGGAGACTGAATCACCCCGGTCAGCGTGGTAGCTGGGGCAATCTACTCGATCGCAGCGTCTTCGGTCACACCGGTGCGACAGGCACCATGGTCTGGATGGACCGTCGACGTGACGGCTTTGCGATCCTGCTCACCACCGCAATTCGCTCGCGCGCTCCCTGGCGGCTGGTGCAGCTCTCTAACATCATTGCCTCTGCATTTATCGAGCCCGGCGATCGCTAG
- a CDS encoding heavy metal translocating P-type ATPase, whose protein sequence is MIVVYLFLRYGWGGSETIQNLPLWSVLLLGGTPLVWGLLVKMVHREFGSDLLAGISIVVSVILGEYLAGSLVVLMLSGGEALEAYAVRSASSVLQALSKRMPSVAHRKTDSLIEDISLDQIEINDTIVIFPHEICPIDGVVLEGHGVMDESYLTGEPYMMSKTPGSQVLSGAINGEAALIVRAEKRAVDSRYARIMEVMQASEQHRPHMRRLADKLGAWYTPLAVLIGIAAWALSGDPVRFLAVMVVATPCPLLIAIPVAIIGSISLAARRAIIVRDPTSLETADTCRTIIFDKTGTLTYGEPQLTEQLYAPGFHGSEVLSLVGSLEQFSKHPLSQAILDAMQAAKAVVHEATEISEPPGQGLRGTVAGRSIEITSRKKLLKQQPELESQLPEQVGGLECAILIDDQYAGTYRFRDTPRTDGLSFINHLSPKHQFQRMMLVSGDRESEVRYLAEQVGIDDVYFSQSPEQKLEIVNDETAQANTIFVGDGINDAPALVAATVGVAFGQNSDVTTEAADVIVMDSSLQKIDEFLHISRRMRRIALQSAIGGMGLSLLGMLLAAFGYLPPVAGAISQEVIDVLAVLNALRVAIPPKALIDFNPDGQA, encoded by the coding sequence ATGATCGTGGTCTACCTGTTCCTGCGCTATGGCTGGGGTGGTTCGGAAACAATCCAGAACCTGCCTCTCTGGTCGGTCCTGCTGCTGGGCGGCACGCCGCTGGTCTGGGGCCTGCTGGTCAAAATGGTACATCGTGAGTTCGGCTCCGACCTGCTCGCCGGCATCTCCATCGTGGTTTCGGTGATCCTGGGAGAGTATCTCGCCGGCTCCCTGGTGGTGCTGATGCTCTCGGGAGGCGAAGCCCTGGAAGCGTACGCCGTCCGCAGTGCCTCGTCCGTGCTGCAGGCCCTCAGTAAACGCATGCCCTCCGTAGCTCATCGGAAAACCGATTCCCTCATTGAAGATATTTCACTGGATCAGATCGAGATCAACGATACGATCGTGATCTTCCCGCATGAGATCTGCCCCATCGACGGCGTCGTCCTCGAAGGGCACGGCGTGATGGATGAATCCTATCTCACCGGGGAGCCCTACATGATGTCCAAAACCCCGGGATCGCAGGTGCTGTCCGGGGCCATCAATGGTGAAGCCGCCCTGATCGTCCGCGCGGAAAAACGCGCCGTCGATTCGCGATATGCCCGGATCATGGAAGTCATGCAGGCTTCCGAGCAACATCGTCCCCACATGCGGCGACTGGCTGATAAACTGGGGGCCTGGTACACCCCCCTGGCGGTTCTCATCGGCATCGCTGCCTGGGCACTGTCGGGAGATCCGGTCCGCTTCCTGGCAGTGATGGTTGTCGCGACTCCCTGTCCGCTGCTCATCGCGATCCCGGTGGCGATCATCGGCTCCATCTCCTTGGCTGCCCGCAGAGCGATCATCGTCCGCGATCCCACTTCACTCGAAACCGCCGACACCTGTCGTACCATCATCTTCGACAAAACGGGCACGTTGACCTACGGCGAACCCCAACTCACCGAACAGCTCTACGCCCCCGGTTTTCACGGTTCCGAAGTCCTCTCCCTGGTCGGCAGCCTGGAGCAGTTTTCCAAGCATCCACTCTCGCAGGCCATTCTCGATGCCATGCAGGCCGCCAAAGCGGTCGTCCATGAAGCCACAGAAATCAGCGAGCCTCCCGGCCAGGGTCTGCGGGGAACCGTCGCCGGTCGTTCCATTGAGATCACCAGCCGTAAAAAACTGCTCAAACAGCAACCGGAACTTGAGTCGCAATTACCGGAACAGGTCGGGGGCCTGGAATGTGCGATCCTGATCGACGATCAATACGCGGGCACCTACCGCTTTCGGGATACGCCCCGCACCGATGGTCTCTCCTTCATCAATCACCTTTCTCCGAAACATCAATTCCAGCGGATGATGCTGGTTTCCGGAGATCGCGAATCAGAAGTCCGCTATCTGGCCGAGCAGGTCGGCATCGATGACGTCTATTTCAGCCAGAGCCCCGAGCAGAAACTCGAAATCGTCAACGACGAAACAGCGCAAGCGAATACCATCTTTGTGGGCGACGGCATCAACGACGCCCCGGCGCTCGTCGCTGCCACCGTCGGCGTCGCCTTTGGACAGAACAGCGACGTCACTACCGAAGCGGCTGACGTGATCGTGATGGACAGCTCACTGCAGAAGATTGACGAGTTCCTGCACATCAGCCGCCGCATGCGGCGCATTGCCCTGCAGAGCGCCATCGGAGGCATGGGCCTGAGTCTCCTGGGCATGCTGCTGGCCGCCTTTGGTTATCTGCCCCCGGTCGCAGGCGCGATCAGCCAGGAAGTCATCGACGTCCTCGCCGTACTGAATGCACTGAGAGTCGCCATCCCTCCCAAAGCCCTGATCGACTTCAATCCGGACGGACAAGCCTGA
- a CDS encoding ZIP family metal transporter: MSGVLEVIVLTILAGITIPIGGFLAQIERIHPRWLEQEFRHSIIAFGGGVLLAAVALVLVPEGISDQPPLVAAAALLCGGVCFMIIDRILATHKNSASQLIAMLLDFVPESMALGASFAMNGESVGLLLAILIGLQNLPEGFNAYRELKTSTTMNKKLILPGFCLLVLLGPLSGLTGYYLLALIPRMVGMIMLFAAGGILYLTFQDIAPQAKLERRWAPSLGAVLGFVFGLIAQMVIA, translated from the coding sequence TTGTCCGGTGTTCTGGAAGTCATCGTATTGACCATTCTGGCCGGGATCACGATTCCCATCGGAGGATTCCTCGCCCAGATTGAACGGATTCATCCCCGCTGGCTGGAACAGGAATTCCGGCACTCCATCATCGCCTTTGGGGGAGGCGTGCTGCTGGCAGCCGTCGCGCTGGTGCTCGTTCCCGAAGGCATCTCCGATCAGCCTCCCCTGGTCGCGGCAGCAGCCCTTCTCTGTGGCGGCGTCTGCTTTATGATCATCGATCGCATCCTCGCCACCCATAAAAACTCTGCTTCGCAGCTGATCGCCATGCTGCTCGATTTTGTCCCGGAATCCATGGCCCTGGGGGCATCCTTTGCCATGAATGGAGAATCAGTCGGACTGCTGCTGGCGATCCTGATCGGCCTGCAGAACCTCCCGGAAGGCTTCAATGCCTACCGCGAGTTGAAGACGTCCACCACCATGAATAAAAAACTGATCCTGCCGGGCTTCTGCCTGCTGGTCCTGCTCGGTCCCCTCTCGGGACTGACCGGATATTACCTGCTGGCACTCATCCCCCGCATGGTCGGCATGATCATGCTCTTTGCCGCCGGTGGTATTCTGTACCTGACGTTTCAGGATATCGCCCCCCAGGCCAAACTCGAGCGACGCTGGGCCCCTTCCCTGGGAGCAGTCCTGGGATTTGTCTTCGGTCTGATCGCTCAGATGGTCATCGCCTGA
- a CDS encoding IS4 family transposase — translation MCAKRTIPADPQLDQEFDKAFEQIQELVDLSQADALFPTHPNAVYTTSVVLWMLVYQRMNPDASLEAAVKKLLDSKPELLPDNKRVSEGTLSLNTGAYSRARTRLPCSVAEWFARQVSQSMIEASPASFQDRRVFMIDGTTITLAPEAELQKVYPPASNQYGEGVWPVALLVVAHELSSGAALVPEVGAMYGPEAVSETALIDNCLTQMPPDSIVMADAGYGIFSVAHKVQQADLSFLFRLSKQRFDRLRKTATLVDEGANWKTWSCQWQPSPSERKKHPDLPADAVLSVQLHEFETEEGKPIYLVTSLDESVEMLSDLYARRTDVETDIRNIKVVLDTENIRARSVEMFHKELLTSMVSYNLVVQFRRQAAELVKVPPRRMSFKRTWTTYRQFLLSSMYTTAADWRERYRFALGIAMQDKLPNRPGRKYPREAYRRRTKSTHFKKREKGSDASEK, via the coding sequence ATGTGTGCAAAACGAACGATCCCCGCTGATCCCCAACTCGATCAGGAATTCGACAAAGCCTTCGAACAGATTCAGGAACTGGTCGACCTGAGCCAGGCCGACGCGTTATTTCCTACACATCCGAACGCCGTTTATACGACCAGTGTCGTCCTCTGGATGCTCGTGTATCAGCGGATGAATCCCGATGCCTCTCTGGAAGCGGCTGTCAAAAAACTACTGGATTCCAAACCAGAGCTGCTGCCCGATAATAAACGCGTCTCAGAAGGGACGCTCTCGCTTAATACAGGCGCCTACAGCCGGGCCAGAACGCGTCTGCCGTGCAGTGTTGCCGAATGGTTTGCCAGGCAGGTCAGTCAGTCCATGATTGAAGCGTCGCCGGCGTCGTTCCAAGACCGTCGCGTGTTCATGATCGACGGCACCACGATCACGCTTGCTCCAGAAGCAGAACTGCAGAAGGTTTATCCTCCCGCTTCGAATCAATACGGTGAAGGGGTCTGGCCTGTGGCTTTACTGGTGGTCGCGCATGAACTCTCCAGCGGCGCTGCCCTGGTTCCGGAAGTGGGCGCCATGTACGGTCCCGAGGCCGTGTCTGAAACAGCGCTGATCGACAACTGCCTGACGCAAATGCCCCCTGACAGTATTGTCATGGCAGATGCCGGCTATGGTATTTTCTCCGTGGCCCACAAGGTTCAGCAGGCGGACCTGTCATTCCTGTTCCGACTGTCTAAGCAGCGGTTCGATCGACTGCGCAAGACTGCAACTCTGGTTGATGAAGGCGCGAACTGGAAGACCTGGTCCTGTCAATGGCAGCCCAGTCCCAGTGAGCGCAAGAAACATCCCGATTTGCCTGCCGACGCGGTGCTGTCGGTGCAACTGCATGAATTCGAAACGGAGGAAGGGAAGCCGATATACCTGGTAACCAGTCTGGATGAATCAGTCGAGATGTTGTCCGACCTGTATGCGCGGCGGACCGATGTCGAGACCGATATTCGCAATATCAAAGTGGTCCTGGACACCGAAAACATTCGTGCGCGGAGCGTGGAGATGTTCCACAAGGAACTGCTGACTTCGATGGTATCCTATAATCTGGTGGTTCAATTCCGGCGTCAGGCGGCAGAGCTGGTGAAGGTGCCTCCCCGTCGCATGAGCTTCAAACGAACCTGGACCACGTACCGGCAGTTTCTGCTGTCGTCCATGTATACCACGGCCGCCGACTGGAGAGAACGCTATCGTTTCGCGCTGGGGATCGCCATGCAGGATAAGCTTCCCAATCGACCGGGACGTAAATATCCAAGGGAAGCGTATCGACGCCGAACTAAGTCAACTCACTTCAAAAAACGAGAGAAAGGATCAGATGCGTCAGAAAAATGA
- the ctaD gene encoding cytochrome c oxidase subunit I gives MTTGSVEQADYAALESPANYTRLLDWVSTLDHKKIGIMYILTSVFYLGIGGFEALLMRIQLALPNNTFLSPKMFNQLFTMHGTTMVFLVGMPVLTGFANYFVPLMIGARDVAFPRLNSFGFWIFFFGAALLHFSFLTGSAPNAGWFNYVPLSTKAYSSLQGVDYWIIGLLLMGIGSVSGAINIFATIIYLRAPGMSLQRVPLFVWMMLMQTILIILALPALNSALAMLLIDRWLGSAFFDPTRGGSAVLWQHYFWIFGHPEVYILILPGFGMISEVIPVFSRKPIYGYTFVAASSVAIVLLGYGVWAHHMFAVGLGMYADIFFAVGSLLIAIPTGIKVFNWTATLWGGEINFNTALHFAVAFLLQFVIGGLTGIMFAAVPIDWQLTDTYFVVAHFHYVLIGGLVFALFSATYYWFPKMTGRMLNERLGIIQFWLWVLGFNMTFMVQHFLGMMGMPRRVYTYADNPGWALLNGIASLGAVFMAVGTFVFLWNIAVSLKKGNIAGDNPWDAFTLEWATTSPPPTENFTSLPEIKSRRPVWDLNHPESADWKSEKTPEDKGRRGNLPKIAAWAFIASEAVFFLLLLVAFVVFNTESKTENVTNAVLDVKRTGIFSLFLISSSVTFWLAERFLKRGMRSAFHYMLGFTILLGIIFLCGQAWEYTGLLMDNITINTDLFSATFFTVTGFHGIHVTAGVIALVVMLIMGLKGSLTPDKSHVFGAVGVYWHFVDVVWIAVFSIIYLGFLQ, from the coding sequence GTGACGACAGGATCTGTTGAACAAGCCGACTATGCCGCCCTCGAGTCCCCCGCGAATTACACGCGGCTGCTCGACTGGGTCAGCACGCTGGATCATAAAAAAATCGGCATCATGTACATTCTGACCTCCGTGTTCTACCTCGGAATCGGCGGGTTCGAAGCCCTGCTGATGCGCATTCAGCTGGCGTTGCCCAACAATACATTCCTTTCGCCGAAAATGTTCAACCAGCTGTTCACCATGCACGGCACCACGATGGTCTTCCTGGTGGGCATGCCCGTGCTCACCGGGTTTGCAAACTATTTTGTCCCCCTGATGATCGGGGCTCGCGATGTCGCTTTTCCACGCCTGAACTCGTTCGGCTTCTGGATCTTTTTCTTCGGGGCGGCCCTGTTGCACTTCAGCTTTCTGACGGGCTCTGCCCCCAATGCCGGCTGGTTCAACTACGTACCGCTCTCCACCAAAGCCTACAGCTCCCTGCAGGGGGTCGACTACTGGATTATCGGCTTGCTGCTCATGGGGATCGGCTCCGTCTCGGGGGCGATTAATATCTTCGCCACCATTATCTACCTCCGCGCGCCTGGTATGAGCCTGCAGCGGGTTCCCCTGTTCGTCTGGATGATGCTCATGCAGACGATTCTGATCATCCTCGCGCTCCCCGCACTCAACTCGGCCCTGGCCATGCTGCTCATCGATCGCTGGCTCGGCTCTGCCTTTTTTGATCCGACGCGTGGCGGCTCCGCGGTCCTCTGGCAGCATTACTTCTGGATCTTCGGTCACCCCGAAGTCTACATTCTGATCCTCCCCGGTTTCGGCATGATCAGCGAGGTCATTCCCGTTTTCTCCCGCAAACCAATTTACGGATACACGTTCGTCGCTGCTTCTTCGGTGGCCATCGTCCTGCTCGGCTACGGCGTCTGGGCGCACCACATGTTTGCGGTCGGCCTGGGCATGTATGCCGACATCTTTTTTGCCGTTGGCTCGCTGCTGATCGCGATTCCCACAGGGATCAAAGTCTTCAACTGGACCGCCACCCTCTGGGGCGGGGAAATCAATTTCAATACAGCGCTGCACTTCGCCGTCGCGTTTCTGCTGCAGTTCGTCATCGGCGGGTTGACCGGCATCATGTTCGCCGCCGTCCCCATCGACTGGCAACTGACGGATACCTACTTCGTGGTCGCTCATTTCCATTACGTGCTGATTGGCGGCCTCGTATTCGCCCTGTTCTCAGCCACCTATTACTGGTTCCCCAAAATGACGGGCCGCATGCTCAATGAGCGTCTGGGAATCATCCAGTTCTGGTTGTGGGTCCTCGGCTTCAATATGACATTCATGGTCCAGCACTTCCTGGGCATGATGGGCATGCCCCGCCGCGTTTATACCTATGCAGACAATCCCGGCTGGGCCCTGCTGAACGGCATCGCTTCACTGGGAGCCGTCTTCATGGCGGTCGGGACGTTTGTCTTCCTCTGGAATATCGCCGTCAGCCTGAAAAAGGGGAACATCGCCGGCGACAACCCCTGGGATGCCTTCACCCTGGAGTGGGCCACCACGTCCCCCCCACCGACAGAGAATTTCACCTCGCTGCCGGAAATCAAAAGCCGCCGCCCGGTCTGGGACCTGAATCATCCCGAATCGGCTGACTGGAAATCCGAAAAAACACCCGAAGACAAAGGCAGACGCGGCAACCTCCCCAAGATCGCCGCCTGGGCGTTTATTGCTTCCGAAGCGGTCTTCTTCCTGCTCCTGCTCGTCGCCTTTGTCGTATTTAATACGGAAAGCAAAACAGAAAACGTGACAAATGCCGTACTGGACGTGAAACGGACCGGCATCTTCAGTCTTTTTCTGATCTCCAGCAGCGTTACCTTCTGGCTCGCAGAACGGTTCCTCAAACGGGGGATGCGTTCAGCGTTTCACTATATGCTCGGCTTTACCATCCTGCTGGGAATCATCTTCCTCTGCGGTCAGGCCTGGGAATACACCGGCCTGCTGATGGATAACATCACGATCAATACCGACCTGTTTTCAGCCACGTTCTTTACGGTCACCGGGTTTCACGGAATCCACGTGACCGCGGGTGTGATCGCCCTGGTCGTGATGCTGATCATGGGCCTCAAAGGGAGTCTGACTCCCGATAAATCGCATGTGTTTGGTGCAGTCGGCGTCTATTGGCACTTTGTCGATGTCGTCTGGATTGCCGTCTTTAGTATTATTTATCTGGGATTCCTCCAATGA